The following proteins are encoded in a genomic region of Melopsittacus undulatus isolate bMelUnd1 chromosome 8, bMelUnd1.mat.Z, whole genome shotgun sequence:
- the BHLHA15 gene encoding class A basic helix-loop-helix protein 15 gives MKTKPKGKQQRHAADEAFSEESSMRKKDLVKCLRHKERRNGGNKESSKMAPARAKHPWNSKDRHLRRLESNERERQRMHKLNNAFQALREVIPHVRAENKLSKIETLTLAKNYIKSLTSIILNMSNGHLPAAEGIGGGRGSRLYQHYQQQHGNDDNEEQVQKYST, from the coding sequence ATGAAGACTAAAcccaaaggaaagcagcagaggcacGCTGCTGACGAAGCATTTTCCGAGGAGTCAtcaatgaggaaaaaagatcTGGTGAAATGTTTGCGGCACAAAGAAAGGAGGAATGGGGGAAACAAGGAGAGCAGCAAGATGGCTCCAGCCAGAGCCAAGCATCCTTGGAACAGTAAGGACAGGCATTTGAGGAGACTGGAAAGCAACGAGAGGGAGAGGCAGAGAATGCACAAGCTCAACAATGCATTCCAGGCTTTGCGGGAGGTGATCCCTCATGTGAGGGCTGAGAACAAACTGTCCAAAATAGAGACTCTCACACTGGCCAAAAACTACATTAAATCCTTGACCTCCATTATACTAAATATGTCCAATGGACACTTGCCAGCAGCAGAAGGTATAGGGGGAGGCCGGGGGTCCAGATTGTACCAGCATTATCAACAGCAACATGGCAATGATGATAATGAGGAACAGGTACAAAAATACTCCACATAG